In a single window of the Sediminicoccus sp. KRV36 genome:
- a CDS encoding ABC transporter substrate-binding protein, which yields MSHLTRRGALTAALAAAPVAAHAQARDNTIRIGVLADMSGPYRDTSGPTSVAAVSQAIEDLGLAARGIQVEVLSGDHQNRPDAALALARRWIDTQGVDMICEVNNSAIALAIANLVREKDKIQLASGAASSALTGPQCSTHTIQWTYDTWMFANVVGGATVRSGGDSWFFITADYAFGHQLERDTTQFVTRSGGRVMGSARYPFPGTSDFSSFLLQAQASRAKVIGLAMAAADMQNCVKQAHEFGLTRPSRQGGGQQLAGMIMFVQDIRSIGLEAAQGMVMSEVFYHDLNDRTRGLASRILRRTPDNMPNQEHAGTYSCAIHYLKAVAEVGVARAKASGIEVINVMKRMPTDDDAFGPGRVREDGRKIHPAYLFEVKAPAESRGMWDFYKLRSTVPAEDAFRPLADGGCPLIRT from the coding sequence ATGAGCCACCTCACCCGTCGCGGGGCGTTGACCGCCGCCCTTGCGGCAGCACCGGTCGCCGCACACGCGCAAGCGCGCGACAACACCATCCGCATCGGCGTGCTCGCGGATATGAGCGGGCCTTACCGCGACACCTCCGGCCCCACCTCCGTCGCCGCCGTGAGCCAGGCGATCGAGGATCTGGGGCTCGCCGCGCGCGGCATCCAGGTCGAGGTGCTGTCGGGCGATCACCAGAATCGGCCGGATGCGGCCCTGGCCCTGGCGCGGCGCTGGATTGATACCCAGGGCGTGGACATGATCTGCGAGGTGAACAACAGCGCCATCGCACTCGCCATCGCCAACCTCGTGCGGGAGAAGGACAAGATCCAGCTGGCCTCGGGTGCGGCTTCCAGCGCGCTCACCGGCCCGCAATGCTCCACACACACCATCCAATGGACCTATGACACCTGGATGTTCGCCAATGTGGTGGGCGGTGCGACCGTCCGCTCGGGCGGCGACAGCTGGTTCTTCATCACGGCCGACTACGCCTTCGGCCACCAGCTGGAGCGGGATACGACGCAATTCGTCACGCGCTCGGGCGGGCGGGTGATGGGAAGTGCCCGCTACCCCTTCCCCGGCACCTCCGATTTCAGCTCCTTCCTGCTCCAGGCGCAGGCCAGCCGCGCCAAGGTCATCGGCCTCGCCATGGCGGCGGCGGACATGCAGAACTGCGTGAAGCAGGCCCATGAATTCGGCCTGACCAGGCCCAGTAGACAAGGAGGGGGCCAGCAACTCGCCGGCATGATCATGTTCGTGCAGGACATCCGCTCCATCGGCCTGGAAGCGGCGCAGGGCATGGTGATGAGCGAGGTCTTCTACCACGACCTGAATGACCGCACGCGCGGCCTTGCTTCCCGCATCCTGCGCCGCACACCGGACAACATGCCCAACCAGGAGCATGCGGGCACCTATTCCTGCGCCATCCATTACCTCAAGGCCGTGGCGGAGGTCGGCGTCGCGCGGGCCAAGGCCTCCGGCATCGAGGTCATCAACGTGATGAAGCGCATGCCCACCGATGATGACGCCTTCGGCCCCGGCCGCGTGCGCGAGGATGGCCGCAAGATCCACCCGGCCTATCTCTTTGAAGTGAAGGCGCCGGCCGAAAGCCGCGGCATGTGGGACTTCTACAAGCTGCGCTCCACCGTCCCCGCCGAGGACGCCTTCCGCCCGCTGGCGGATGGCGGCTGCCCCCTGATCCGCACCTGA
- a CDS encoding thiamine pyrophosphate-binding protein gives MTTAAERLVAFLVGQGMDRAFCVPGESYIALLDALHDAPMDLVVCRHEGGAGFAAIADAKLTGRPGVVLVSRGPGACNAAIALHTAEQDAVPLILLIGQVEARDLRRDAFQEIDYLQMFGGFCKFVGEATRPDQVPELIARAYAAAMQGVPGPVVLSLPEDVLAMACGAAAPAITPARPALPAPAEVARISDLLHAAERPILLAGHGFESEAGRAALARFAAAWEIPVAVSFRRQDLFDNASRFYAGDLGLRNPDAQRAAFAEADLILAFGTRLTDITTQGYSWPAPGQRLVHLCADPKHLNWHFPAEVATTADPVSLMTVLGAPGKRPPRGEWIARLRALHVADCAVIPRDWPDGLAFAEVAQAVHAALPADGIITLDAGTFGAPFYRKVNWRPGQRLLVPVSGAMGFGVPAAVAAALRCPGRTVVCGVGDGGILMTGGEMAVALERRLPIKLLLSENLGYASIRIHQEREHPGRVSGTMFANPDFAHWAQAFGLPVTRVNARDDFAAMQAAIAAPGPAAILVKTSMQAVLPHVS, from the coding sequence TTGACCACTGCCGCTGAACGCCTTGTCGCCTTCCTGGTGGGACAGGGCATGGACCGCGCCTTTTGCGTGCCGGGCGAAAGCTACATCGCGCTGCTGGATGCGCTGCATGACGCGCCGATGGATCTTGTGGTCTGCCGGCATGAGGGCGGGGCCGGCTTCGCCGCCATCGCGGACGCGAAGCTGACCGGACGCCCCGGCGTGGTGCTGGTCAGCCGCGGCCCCGGCGCCTGCAACGCTGCCATCGCGCTGCACACGGCCGAGCAGGATGCGGTGCCGCTGATCCTGCTGATCGGCCAGGTGGAAGCGCGCGACCTGCGGCGCGACGCCTTCCAGGAGATCGACTACCTGCAGATGTTCGGCGGCTTCTGCAAATTCGTGGGCGAGGCGACGCGGCCGGACCAGGTGCCCGAACTCATCGCCCGCGCCTATGCGGCGGCGATGCAGGGCGTGCCCGGCCCTGTGGTGCTCTCCCTGCCCGAGGATGTGCTGGCGATGGCCTGCGGGGCCGCCGCACCCGCGATCACGCCCGCGCGGCCCGCCCTGCCGGCGCCGGCCGAGGTCGCCCGCATCTCCGATCTGCTGCACGCGGCCGAGCGGCCGATCCTGCTCGCTGGCCATGGCTTCGAGAGCGAGGCGGGGCGCGCGGCGCTGGCGCGCTTCGCGGCCGCCTGGGAGATTCCGGTCGCGGTGTCCTTCCGCCGGCAGGATCTGTTCGACAATGCCAGCCGCTTCTATGCCGGCGATCTGGGGCTGCGGAACCCCGATGCGCAGCGCGCGGCCTTTGCCGAGGCGGACCTTATCCTCGCCTTCGGCACGCGGCTGACGGACATCACGACGCAAGGCTATTCCTGGCCGGCACCTGGCCAGCGCCTCGTGCATCTTTGCGCCGATCCGAAGCACCTGAACTGGCACTTCCCGGCCGAGGTCGCGACCACGGCGGACCCTGTTTCGCTGATGACCGTGCTCGGCGCCCCCGGCAAGCGCCCGCCACGCGGCGAGTGGATCGCCCGGCTGCGTGCCCTGCATGTGGCCGATTGCGCCGTCATCCCGCGCGACTGGCCGGATGGCCTGGCCTTTGCCGAGGTGGCGCAGGCGGTGCATGCGGCGCTGCCGGCGGATGGCATCATCACGCTGGATGCCGGCACCTTCGGCGCGCCCTTCTATCGCAAGGTGAATTGGCGGCCGGGCCAGCGGCTGCTGGTGCCGGTCTCGGGCGCCATGGGGTTCGGCGTGCCGGCCGCCGTCGCCGCGGCACTTCGCTGCCCCGGCCGGACTGTGGTCTGCGGCGTGGGCGATGGCGGCATCCTGATGACAGGCGGCGAAATGGCGGTGGCGCTGGAGCGGCGATTGCCCATCAAGCTGCTGCTCTCGGAAAACCTGGGCTACGCCTCGATCCGCATCCATCAGGAGCGCGAGCATCCGGGGCGGGTCAGTGGCACCATGTTCGCCAACCCCGATTTCGCCCATTGGGCGCAGGCCTTCGGGCTGCCCGTCACGCGGGTGAATGCGCGCGATGACTTCGCCGCCATGCAGGCCGCCATCGCGGCACCTGGGCCGGCCGCGATTCTCGTGAAAACCTCGATGCAGGCGGTGCTGCCCCATGTCTCCTGA
- a CDS encoding serine hydrolase domain-containing protein — MTPRRHLALLSGSALLAPAVLRTPAHAQEAERREDLIQGFSRTRLARFQPAMEREVERGSFNGAVALIARNGQVIHHEAYGHQDNARRVPMTREAIFLLASMTKPLTSVAAMMLIEEGRMKIGDPITQWLPELRELKVLTAQGEVPLARPITVQDLLRHSSGFVYAASSPFPRIREMYEEHDIESRRAPVPGDEMLRRLGTIPLAFQPGAQFFYSISTDVLGLLLQRVAGQPLDRLIADRITGPLGMTDTVWWVDPARRSRVAESITSDPLSASMWQSYRIEQNPVPAGHFKGGAGMVGTSADYHRFAQMIANGGTLEGKRYLSTPTVNWMLSDHMGSMGGTPAASTGPGYGFGLGFAIRREQGIAVAPGSPGDAMWAGAWGTSFTIDRAEKLVGVFMAQGPSSRTHTRMVFKNLVYGAMVESLRG, encoded by the coding sequence ATGACCCCACGCCGCCACCTCGCCCTGCTTTCGGGCTCTGCCCTCCTCGCCCCCGCCGTGCTGCGCACGCCTGCGCACGCCCAGGAGGCGGAGCGCCGCGAAGACCTGATCCAGGGCTTTTCGCGCACGCGCCTCGCCCGCTTCCAGCCCGCCATGGAACGCGAAGTCGAACGCGGCAGCTTCAACGGCGCCGTGGCGCTGATCGCCCGCAACGGCCAGGTCATCCACCACGAAGCCTATGGCCACCAGGACAATGCGCGCCGCGTGCCGATGACGCGCGAGGCGATTTTCCTCCTCGCCTCGATGACCAAGCCGCTCACCAGCGTCGCCGCCATGATGCTCATCGAGGAGGGCCGCATGAAGATCGGCGACCCGATCACGCAATGGCTGCCGGAGCTGCGGGAGTTGAAGGTGCTGACCGCGCAGGGCGAGGTGCCGCTGGCGCGCCCCATCACGGTGCAGGATCTGCTGCGGCATTCCTCGGGCTTCGTCTATGCGGCCTCCTCGCCCTTCCCGCGCATCCGCGAGATGTATGAGGAGCACGACATCGAATCCCGCCGCGCCCCGGTGCCGGGCGATGAGATGCTGCGCCGCCTGGGAACCATCCCGCTCGCCTTCCAGCCGGGGGCGCAATTCTTCTACTCGATCAGCACGGATGTGCTCGGCCTGCTGCTGCAACGCGTGGCGGGCCAGCCGCTGGACCGGCTGATCGCCGATCGCATCACCGGGCCGCTCGGCATGACGGATACGGTCTGGTGGGTGGACCCGGCACGGCGTTCGCGCGTGGCCGAGAGCATCACCTCAGACCCACTCTCCGCCTCCATGTGGCAGAGCTACCGCATCGAGCAGAACCCAGTGCCGGCCGGGCATTTCAAGGGCGGTGCGGGCATGGTGGGCACCAGCGCCGATTACCACCGCTTCGCGCAGATGATCGCCAATGGCGGCACGCTGGAAGGCAAGCGCTACCTCTCCACCCCCACGGTGAACTGGATGCTCTCCGACCATATGGGCAGCATGGGCGGCACGCCGGCCGCCAGCACCGGGCCTGGCTATGGCTTCGGGCTGGGCTTCGCGATCCGGCGCGAGCAGGGCATCGCCGTCGCACCGGGCTCGCCCGGGGATGCGATGTGGGCGGGCGCCTGGGGCACCAGCTTCACCATTGACCGGGCGGAAAAGCTCGTCGGCGTCTTCATGGCACAGGGGCCGTCCAGCCGGACGCATACGCGGATGGTGTTCAAGAACCTGGTCTATGGCGCCATGGTGGAGAGCCTGCGCGGCTGA
- the dctP gene encoding TRAP transporter substrate-binding protein DctP — MSLFRRSALLAGFAALVAAAPARAQTQITIHHALPPNSHTGAGPIAFKETFERLTNNRYRVVVQRNDNEREMIESVQIGTIDCTFTSTGPVGNFVPEVRIFDVPFLFRDTAHARGVLDSEIGQQVLGRFSARGLHGVIWTENGFRHLTNSRREVNLPADMRGLKVRTMENQVHMRAFTQLGALPTPMAFSELVPALQQGTVDGQENPISVIVANNLNQVQRYMTLTNHVYSPAVMICNPATTQRLPAADRAHFMAAAKAAQDANRARVTADEASGVDELRRRGMTVITTVNTSAFQEALAPAFAEWERTMDAALLRRIRDWRPAQ; from the coding sequence ATGTCCCTGTTCCGTCGTTCGGCCCTTTTGGCCGGCTTCGCCGCCCTGGTTGCCGCCGCACCCGCCCGCGCGCAGACGCAAATCACCATCCATCATGCTTTGCCCCCCAACAGCCACACCGGCGCTGGCCCGATCGCCTTCAAGGAAACCTTCGAACGGCTGACCAACAACCGGTACCGCGTCGTCGTCCAGCGTAACGACAACGAGCGCGAGATGATCGAGAGCGTGCAGATCGGCACGATTGACTGCACCTTCACCTCGACCGGTCCCGTCGGCAATTTCGTCCCTGAAGTGCGTATCTTCGACGTGCCCTTCCTGTTCCGTGACACGGCCCATGCCCGCGGCGTGCTGGACAGCGAGATCGGCCAGCAGGTGCTGGGCCGCTTCTCGGCGCGCGGCCTGCATGGCGTGATCTGGACGGAAAACGGCTTTCGCCACCTGACGAATTCACGGCGCGAAGTGAACCTGCCGGCCGATATGCGCGGCCTGAAGGTCCGCACCATGGAGAACCAGGTGCACATGCGGGCCTTCACCCAATTGGGCGCGCTGCCCACGCCCATGGCCTTCTCCGAACTCGTCCCCGCCTTGCAGCAGGGCACGGTGGACGGGCAGGAAAATCCCATCTCCGTCATCGTGGCGAACAACCTGAACCAGGTGCAGCGCTACATGACGCTGACCAACCACGTCTATTCGCCGGCCGTCATGATCTGCAACCCGGCCACCACGCAGCGGCTGCCCGCCGCTGACCGCGCGCATTTCATGGCCGCCGCCAAGGCGGCCCAGGATGCCAACCGCGCCCGCGTGACCGCCGATGAAGCGAGCGGCGTGGATGAACTGCGCCGCCGCGGCATGACGGTGATCACCACCGTCAACACCTCCGCCTTCCAGGAGGCGCTGGCCCCCGCCTTCGCCGAATGGGAGCGCACGATGGACGCCGCCCTGCTGCGCCGCATCCGCGACTGGCGCCCGGCGCAATAA
- the thiC gene encoding phosphomethylpyrimidine synthase ThiC, with translation MPDNLPPQHPAITTGPLPASQKIHVAGQIHPGIRVAMRQISVSGGEPPLRVYDTSGPYTDAAVRTDIGRGLAPHRQDWITARGDVEAIAGRAQKPEDDGLKPGEARRVPLFDRAGRMPLRAKPGRAVTQLAYARAGIITPEMEYVAIRENLGRAAGLGKPRDGQSFGAEIPDHVTPEFVRSEIARGRAIIPANINHPESEPMIIGRNFLVKINANIGNSAVSSSVAEEVDKLVWAIRWGADNVMDLSTGRNIHTTREWILRNSPVPIGTVPIYQALEKVEGRAEELTWEIFRDTLIEQAEQGVDYFTIHAGVRLAYVPLTAERVTGIVSRGGSIMAKWCLSHHKESFLYEHFSEICEIMRAYDVSFSLGDGLRPGSIADANDAAQFAELETLGELTQVAWKQDVQVMIEGPGHVPMHKIKVNMEKQLKACGEAPFYTLGPLTTDIAPGYDHITSGIGAAMIGWFGCAMLCYVTPKEHLGLPDRDDVKTGVITYKIAAHAADLAKGHPAAQLRDDALSRARFEFRWRDQFNLGLDPETAEKFHDQTLPAEGAKLAHFCSMCGPKFCSMKISQEVREAAMAQKSQDFRSNGGQIYLPPVPAGE, from the coding sequence ATGCCTGACAATCTGCCACCGCAACACCCCGCCATCACCACGGGTCCCTTGCCCGCCAGCCAGAAAATCCATGTGGCGGGACAGATCCATCCCGGAATCCGCGTCGCCATGCGGCAGATCTCCGTCTCGGGCGGGGAGCCGCCTTTGCGCGTCTATGACACCTCCGGCCCCTATACCGATGCCGCGGTGCGGACCGATATCGGCCGTGGCCTGGCCCCGCATCGGCAAGACTGGATCACGGCGCGTGGCGATGTGGAGGCCATCGCGGGCCGTGCGCAGAAGCCCGAGGATGACGGCCTCAAGCCCGGCGAAGCGCGGCGCGTTCCGTTGTTCGATCGCGCTGGGCGCATGCCGCTGCGGGCCAAGCCGGGCCGCGCCGTCACGCAGTTGGCCTATGCGCGGGCCGGCATCATCACGCCCGAGATGGAATACGTCGCCATCCGCGAGAATCTTGGCCGCGCCGCCGGCCTGGGCAAGCCGCGCGATGGGCAGAGCTTCGGCGCGGAAATCCCGGATCATGTCACGCCGGAATTCGTGCGCAGCGAGATTGCCCGCGGCCGCGCCATCATCCCCGCGAACATCAACCACCCCGAGAGCGAGCCGATGATCATCGGCCGCAACTTCCTGGTGAAGATCAACGCCAATATCGGCAATTCCGCGGTGTCCTCGTCCGTCGCGGAGGAAGTGGACAAGCTCGTCTGGGCCATCCGCTGGGGCGCCGACAATGTGATGGACCTCAGCACCGGACGGAACATCCACACCACACGCGAATGGATCCTTCGCAACTCGCCCGTGCCCATCGGCACCGTGCCGATCTACCAGGCGCTGGAGAAGGTGGAGGGCCGCGCCGAGGAGCTCACCTGGGAGATCTTCCGCGACACGCTGATCGAGCAGGCCGAGCAGGGGGTGGACTACTTCACCATCCATGCCGGGGTGCGCCTGGCCTATGTGCCACTGACGGCGGAGCGGGTGACGGGGATCGTGTCACGCGGCGGTTCCATCATGGCGAAGTGGTGCCTCTCGCATCACAAGGAGAGCTTCCTCTACGAGCATTTTTCCGAAATTTGCGAGATCATGCGCGCCTATGACGTGTCCTTCTCGTTGGGGGATGGCTTGCGCCCCGGCTCCATCGCCGACGCCAATGATGCCGCGCAATTCGCCGAGCTGGAGACGCTGGGCGAGCTCACCCAGGTCGCCTGGAAGCAGGATGTGCAGGTGATGATCGAGGGCCCCGGCCATGTGCCGATGCACAAGATCAAGGTGAACATGGAAAAGCAGCTCAAGGCCTGCGGCGAGGCGCCCTTCTACACGCTCGGGCCACTCACGACCGATATCGCGCCGGGTTATGACCACATCACGAGCGGCATTGGTGCGGCGATGATCGGCTGGTTCGGCTGCGCCATGCTTTGCTACGTCACACCCAAGGAACATCTGGGCCTGCCGGATCGTGATGACGTGAAGACGGGTGTGATCACCTACAAGATCGCGGCGCATGCGGCGGATTTGGCCAAGGGGCATCCGGCGGCGCAATTGCGCGATGACGCGCTCTCCCGTGCGCGCTTCGAATTTCGCTGGCGGGATCAGTTCAACCTGGGCCTGGACCCCGAGACGGCCGAGAAATTCCACGACCAGACCCTGCCTGCCGAGGGCGCCAAGCTCGCGCATTTCTGCTCGATGTGCGGGCCGAAATTCTGCTCGATGAAAATCAGCCAGGAGGTGCGGGAGGCGGCGATGGCGCAAAAGAGCCAGGATTTCCGCAGCAATGGCGGCCAGATCTACCTGCCCCCAGTCCCGGCGGGCGAGTAG
- a CDS encoding TRAP transporter small permease, giving the protein MNILPLIIVLGGTFALVLAAIWVGQEAYGPRAQIRRALLMADRITTGIATAIAIAALLVAVFAGFWQVVARFATETPSIWSEALVRTALIWMAFIGLAAAIRTGSLVSIDMAHRYSRGRIRRGIEAAVLAGNLSLMGVLFWFGWIMAERVKFQEMAGLEVSISWGYAALPIGAAFAVLGALGQFLDRQAEELEMAV; this is encoded by the coding sequence ATGAACATCCTGCCGCTGATCATCGTGCTGGGCGGCACATTCGCGCTGGTCTTGGCCGCCATATGGGTGGGCCAGGAAGCCTATGGCCCGCGCGCGCAAATCCGCCGCGCCCTGCTGATGGCGGACCGCATCACCACCGGCATCGCTACCGCCATCGCCATTGCGGCGTTGCTGGTCGCGGTGTTTGCCGGCTTCTGGCAGGTGGTGGCCCGCTTCGCCACGGAAACCCCCTCCATCTGGTCCGAGGCACTGGTGCGCACGGCGCTGATCTGGATGGCTTTCATCGGCCTCGCCGCCGCGATCCGCACGGGCTCCCTCGTCTCGATCGACATGGCGCATCGCTATTCGCGCGGCAGGATCCGGCGCGGGATCGAAGCCGCGGTGCTGGCCGGCAATCTCTCACTAATGGGGGTGCTGTTCTGGTTCGGCTGGATCATGGCCGAGCGGGTGAAATTCCAGGAGATGGCCGGCCTCGAAGTCTCCATCAGCTGGGGCTACGCAGCGCTGCCGATCGGGGCCGCCTTCGCCGTGCTGGGCGCGCTGGGGCAATTCCTTGATCGCCAGGCCGAAGAGCTGGAGATGGCGGTATGA
- a CDS encoding TRAP transporter large permease, with protein sequence MSSFMLTAMLVLFAASIPVAVAIGIAAVVGVAGFTNFPLIVAAQQLYVSLDRFPLAAIPFFILAGNLMDVGGISRRLVDFAKSIVGGVQGGLPATCIVTCMIFAAISGSSVATTFAIGAVMIPALIKAGYPVAFAAALMATAAELGVIIPPSIPMILYGVTTQTSIPELFMAGFGPGFLIGGALIVTVLVWCRITGWGKNDGEGRLPFLTATRQAGFALCMPFVVLGGIYGGITTPTEASVIAVVYAVLVGMFLHREIGLRDLYPILKKSVISSTVIMFIIACAGLFSWLLNRQGVPDAAAELIVQTFDGPMFYLLGVNLFLFVVGMFVETSASIIVLAPILAEAAERLGINQVHFGTVMVVNLAMGMITPPFGVNLFAAAQVAGTSIDRMMRYLPIFIGVIFACLMVITYVPAIVMFLPDLLFR encoded by the coding sequence ATGAGCTCCTTCATGCTCACCGCGATGCTGGTGCTGTTCGCAGCCAGCATCCCGGTCGCGGTCGCCATCGGCATCGCCGCCGTCGTCGGCGTGGCGGGCTTCACGAATTTCCCGCTGATCGTCGCCGCACAGCAGCTTTATGTCTCGCTGGACCGCTTTCCCCTGGCCGCGATCCCCTTCTTCATCCTGGCCGGCAACCTGATGGATGTGGGCGGCATTTCGCGGCGGCTGGTGGATTTCGCGAAATCCATCGTGGGCGGCGTGCAGGGCGGCCTGCCGGCCACCTGCATCGTCACCTGCATGATCTTCGCGGCCATCTCAGGCTCCTCCGTCGCCACCACCTTTGCCATTGGCGCGGTGATGATCCCGGCCCTGATCAAGGCCGGCTATCCGGTGGCCTTCGCGGCTGCCCTGATGGCGACCGCCGCTGAACTGGGCGTCATCATCCCGCCCTCCATCCCGATGATCCTCTACGGCGTCACCACCCAGACGAGCATCCCCGAATTGTTCATGGCGGGCTTCGGCCCGGGCTTCCTCATCGGCGGCGCCTTGATCGTGACCGTCCTGGTCTGGTGCCGCATCACCGGCTGGGGGAAGAATGACGGCGAGGGCCGGCTGCCCTTCCTGACGGCCACCCGGCAGGCCGGCTTCGCGCTGTGCATGCCCTTCGTCGTGCTCGGCGGCATTTACGGCGGCATCACGACGCCGACCGAGGCGAGCGTCATTGCCGTGGTCTATGCCGTGCTGGTGGGCATGTTCCTGCACCGCGAGATAGGCCTGCGGGACCTTTACCCGATCCTCAAGAAATCCGTGATCAGCTCCACCGTCATCATGTTCATCATCGCCTGCGCCGGACTGTTTTCCTGGCTGCTGAACCGGCAGGGCGTGCCGGATGCGGCGGCGGAGCTCATCGTACAGACCTTCGACGGGCCGATGTTCTATCTGCTGGGCGTGAACCTGTTCCTCTTCGTCGTCGGCATGTTCGTCGAGACCTCGGCCTCCATCATCGTTCTCGCCCCGATCCTCGCGGAAGCGGCGGAGCGGCTGGGCATCAACCAGGTGCATTTCGGCACGGTGATGGTGGTGAACCTGGCCATGGGGATGATCACGCCGCCCTTCGGCGTGAACCTCTTTGCCGCCGCCCAGGTGGCCGGCACCAGCATTGATCGGATGATGCGCTATCTGCCCATCTTCATCGGCGTGATCTTCGCCTGCCTCATGGTCATCACCTATGTGCCGGCCATCGTGATGTTCCTGCCCGACCTGCTGTTTCGCTGA
- a CDS encoding D-aminoacylase, whose protein sequence is MTLRCDLVIRDATVLDGTGAPRFTADVAVEGDRIVAVGQLGSASGQEEVEARGLALAPGFIDAHTHDDRAVICGPECMHCKTSQGVTTVVVGNCGVSLAPLRLSNRPPPPLDLLGDESWFTLGGFGEYAEALARKPTSVNTFAFCGHMSLRVEAMAGDVYRAANDREIAHMQERLRGALREGAGGFSTGLYYPPNAQAPTEEVIAIAEVLREEGGLYATHMRDEADFVMESIRETLRVGREAGTAEQPLEVVISHHKCSMSENFGRSRDTLALMDRMGQDQPVAYDVYPYPAGSTVLMPDKLRQDVPVQITWSIPHPEMAGRNLDDIAQEWGVTRRAAADRLLPAGAITFMMDEADVRRIMAHPRAMIGSDGIPHDAKPHPRLWGTFPRVLGMYARDLKLFTLESAVHKMTGRAAQVFGLPDRGVIRAGAFADLVLFDPARVRDNATYAEPMLVSDGIAQVWCNGVRTHVEGQGPGHAAPGRFLGNPRLKAA, encoded by the coding sequence ATGACGCTGCGTTGTGACCTTGTGATTCGGGACGCCACCGTCCTGGATGGCACCGGCGCGCCGCGCTTCACCGCCGATGTCGCGGTGGAGGGGGACCGCATCGTGGCCGTTGGGCAATTGGGCAGTGCCTCCGGCCAGGAGGAAGTCGAGGCCCGGGGCCTCGCTCTCGCCCCCGGCTTCATTGATGCGCATACGCATGATGACCGCGCCGTGATCTGCGGCCCCGAATGCATGCACTGCAAGACGAGCCAGGGCGTCACCACCGTGGTGGTCGGCAATTGCGGCGTCAGCCTCGCACCGCTGCGCCTGTCCAACCGCCCGCCGCCGCCGCTCGATCTGCTGGGCGATGAAAGCTGGTTCACCCTGGGCGGCTTCGGCGAATACGCCGAGGCGCTGGCGCGCAAGCCCACCTCGGTCAACACCTTCGCGTTTTGCGGCCACATGTCGCTGCGCGTGGAAGCCATGGCGGGCGATGTCTATCGCGCCGCGAATGACCGCGAGATCGCCCATATGCAGGAGCGCCTGCGCGGCGCCCTGCGGGAGGGTGCCGGCGGCTTCTCGACCGGCCTCTACTATCCCCCCAACGCCCAGGCGCCGACCGAGGAGGTCATCGCCATCGCGGAAGTCCTGCGCGAGGAAGGCGGGCTCTACGCCACCCACATGCGCGACGAAGCCGATTTCGTGATGGAAAGCATCCGCGAGACGCTGCGCGTGGGCCGCGAGGCGGGCACGGCGGAGCAGCCGCTCGAAGTCGTCATCAGCCATCACAAATGCAGCATGAGCGAGAATTTTGGCCGCTCGCGCGATACGCTGGCGCTGATGGACCGCATGGGGCAGGACCAGCCGGTCGCCTATGACGTCTATCCCTATCCGGCCGGCTCGACTGTGCTGATGCCCGACAAGCTGCGCCAGGATGTGCCGGTGCAGATCACCTGGTCCATCCCGCATCCCGAAATGGCGGGCCGCAACCTCGATGACATCGCGCAGGAATGGGGTGTCACGCGCCGCGCGGCGGCGGATCGCCTGCTGCCGGCGGGTGCCATCACCTTCATGATGGATGAGGCGGATGTGCGGCGCATCATGGCGCATCCGCGCGCCATGATCGGCAGTGACGGCATCCCGCATGACGCCAAGCCGCATCCGCGGCTCTGGGGCACTTTCCCGCGCGTCCTGGGGATGTATGCGCGGGACCTCAAGCTCTTCACGCTGGAGAGCGCGGTCCACAAGATGACCGGCCGCGCGGCGCAGGTCTTCGGCCTGCCCGATCGCGGCGTGATCCGCGCCGGCGCCTTTGCCGATCTCGTGCTGTTCGATCCCGCCCGGGTGCGGGACAACGCGACCTATGCCGAGCCCATGCTGGTCTCGGACGGGATCGCGCAGGTGTGGTGCAACGGGGTGCGGACGCATGTCGAAGGGCAGGGGCCGGGCCATGCGGCACCTGGCCGATTCCTGGGCAATCCCAGGCTCAAAGCCGCCTGA